The DNA window TAGAACCCATGTTTTACGGCGTTGCGGCTGGAGCGGAGTTTACCCAGAGGGGTTCTGGGGCCGGTCGATTTTTGGGCATTGGCCCGATTCGCTTTGAGCCGCTTCTTACTGACATACATATTAATATCCTCCGTTCTTACTAAAGGGAGCGAGATATCATTCACCATTGAATATATATCTATTTTGCGGCATGTCAATCAGGCGGTAGGTGGGGCTCCGAAATTCCTCTATGAGGAATTGAGAAACCCGACACGCAATTGGTGGTGCACACGCCATGTTATTTTGTTGTACCGCTGAAAGTTGTGTGTGCGCCAATGAAAGCAAAGGCACAAAAGAACACGTTATCCGTATATATGCCAAGGGGATGGCAATATTTGGCTTTGTTCCACAAAATTTTTCGGCCAGACTTTGGAAGCTGCAACCGGCTGGCCAGCGAAAAAAATGCCCTCGGACAGGCTGAAGCCTGCCGCGCACGTAGCGGACGTTTTCGTTTGTGGGACAAGAGGTTAGACTGGAATTGGCGGGTGGGGTGGGGGGAGTTCGTTTCTTCATTTTTATTATTTTTTATGGTGATCTTGTGGCGATTTTGGGAGTAAAGACCACGCGGGTGACAATTTTTGACATTGGGATTGGTGATGAATTGTTTTTCGGTTTCAGACATATAGATAGCGGTGCTCTTTATTAAAGGAAGGAGGGCCAATTCACCATCGGTTTGATGTGGATTTTGAATCGGGGTGGTTCAGTGCCATGGGGATAGGGGTGTATTTGGGCTTATGCGGCCAGCCATTTAGGCCGGTTTGTGGGGTGCGGCGCAATTGGCCTTGACAAAATAGACAATAATGGATATTCTCATTCGTCTTTGGCTTATTAAAGAGAGGCGAATATTAGGACAGGTGAACAAGTGATGTGTTTGGGCAGATGCGGATTTCTGCCGCTGAAGGAACGGAATCCACAGCCCGCCTTGGCGGGTTCCTGACGGAAAATTTCAACCCATATATCGGGTGGCCCGCCCGCTTGCGGTGGATTTTAATTGCCTGCTCTTTCAGAAGATACTTCTATTAATGTCATTCTGGCGAAAGCCAGAATCCAGTCTGGTATGTCAAAATTCCCCCTGAATTCCGCCCCGCGAAATGAATGGTGGTTTCGACACTTTCTTCTGATTCCCTAAGAAAGAATCTGTTGATGGACCGCGAGAATGCTGACTAATAAGAATGCTTTTGCTCTTGACATCACCCGAAAAATGGACATACTTATTGTCAAGCTAAGATTTTATCATTTAGAAGAGGAGCGGGCAATGAGGCGTTTCTGCTATTTATTAGTGATATTTTTGATCTGTGCGGGTAATGAATCCAAAGCCGCAAAAGACACTCTCTTCGTAAAGGTTATACAGCGCACAGGTCATGGCGCGGTTTATGAATTCGTCAAATATGACAAAAAGAAGCAGCTTTTCACTCTTAAAACCGAGGGAGTGAAAGTAGAAGTAAGATTACATAAAATATCCACCCTGGCCTTTGATACAGGTTTTGCTATACCACAATATAATTTTGGCGAAGGCAGAACGGACTTGATACAGATAAGAAATGGTGCGGAAAGGAAGGCCATCCTTCGTGAATTTGAGAAGAAAAAAGTTGGCTTCTTCAATTCAGTTACGGATCGAACAACGGGCGATTTACGAGTGGACTCTGTATCTTTTATCTGTTTCAATCCCGGCGTGCTAAGTGTTGACAGAATGGATTATGGAAAGGGATTTAATCTTCTGGATGAATCCAGCGAACTGGAATTGGCTAATGGGTTCGCCGATGAAATCATAAACACTTCACCCATGTTGAATGATACAATTGTGGATCAATATGTCGATAGCCTGTGCAAATATATTGCGCAATATTCAAAACGCCCCGCTCTTGATTATTCATGCCGAGTCATCAATAGTGACGAAATCAACGCCTTCACCACCGGGGGTGGCCGTGTGTTTATTTATCGGGGACTTTTGGAGAAGATGAATTCCCAATCGGAATTAGGAGGCGTAATTGCTCACGAAATCGGTCATATCGTTGGCAAGCATACTGCGGAGCAATTGTCAAAGAAATTATTGTATACTGGCATACTCGCCGCCGCTGGCGAAATACTGAATAAGGATAGAAATAAATGGGCGCAGGCACTTACCGACGCGGGCGGCGCTCTGGCAT is part of the Candidatus Zixiibacteriota bacterium genome and encodes:
- a CDS encoding M48 family metalloprotease, whose protein sequence is MLTNKNAFALDITRKMDILIVKLRFYHLEEERAMRRFCYLLVIFLICAGNESKAAKDTLFVKVIQRTGHGAVYEFVKYDKKKQLFTLKTEGVKVEVRLHKISTLAFDTGFAIPQYNFGEGRTDLIQIRNGAERKAILREFEKKKVGFFNSVTDRTTGDLRVDSVSFICFNPGVLSVDRMDYGKGFNLLDESSELELANGFADEIINTSPMLNDTIVDQYVDSLCKYIAQYSKRPALDYSCRVINSDEINAFTTGGGRVFIYRGLLEKMNSQSELGGVIAHEIGHIVGKHTAEQLSKKLLYTGILAAAGEILNKDRNKWAQALTDAGGALAFFSLMKYSRDDEREADKLGFYNLYEAGVNLAGMVTLFETFAKYGAGPQSIIEQWAVTHPGNDERRENVSDELTLIDADELIEDSDRFHWIRDYVTALPPPVLTAGFWVDTFSVVAGNIIFKQLDLSDGTMKKPRLIGNFIAEGGVHNDIRFLIFDAVNYVNWKNKNAAVALYDTDKTTIHQLDFAFPKSDVYVIVFDNSPSILTAKTVKALLYLNFTQR